The Raphanus sativus cultivar WK10039 chromosome 2, ASM80110v3, whole genome shotgun sequence DNA segment ttaatggccgcgtgccggtcagagactatcaccagaggcttgtcatgagatatacaactagccaattttgtgaaaaaccattcccaagaaggttcatcttaagcatccacgatcccaaaagccaatgggaatatctgaaaattgccatcttgtgcggctgcaactaacataacacctccatactttccacttaggtgagttccatccaccacaatgacccttctctgatacttaaaacctttgatagaagctccaaaagagagaaatagatacttaaatcttttcttagaatcaagttctatagccgtgatagaatcaggatttgcaatggagatttgctcgagatatgaaggcagacgcgaatacccttcttctactgatcctctcaccaatttctgtgcatataacagtgctctgtatgaagtggtgtaatcaagcgtcatgccaaacatgttcttcattacatcagtgatatgctgtggagttatcccatcaatgatcccaacacgatcaatgaaaagactaccaacatactttggagtacagtgtctccgctgagcgattcggtctccaattgagcataaatgtttttccacatactttgttacccaaaacgtgtttggcccatgtttcacactcgctctgatcttccatccacaaccgctaacccgacatattgccacaaggagagtttttgttgatttgtatattctgaaagaaaacctacccctcactgctgtcaaccgcagctctgaaagcagtacatccttgctaacaaaactctggttgacatagatgctggtacaatccgattttcctccttcaatagcatttgtcttagcatatgtcttttcaatttcttcaaaacaaatattatcatcatcttcctcgtcctcatctagaacctttccataaagactgtaatctccaccattctgatccgtttcaccaacaatagtgttatcagcatcctcctccccattttcctcctccccattttcctcctccccatcttgattttcatcttcaacagactcattatcaccaacatcttcaaaacattcatcagcctcatcattatcaccaacatcttcttcccattcaccagcttcatcattataaccaacatcttcttcccattcaccagctttttctcttttctctgaaaccgtttccaccttgctgcggcttgatacacaaagacatactctatgcattttgagtatctcgagcaagtttcgaacttgtctatcacttgtaacatgaatgggaggactgcctggagtcatcatcatttctgctggtaatgagtagctaatctccacagtcactgatctcatgtccaggttataatcttcttgagccattgcaacaagttcagcatgtgttgaatcttcattcaataaaaacaatcttgttcctttgagatcatcaaccacaaaatcccaacggaaatctctcaacaaccattctccatacactgcatgtaacttaaaaatcatctgcaaatattcaaaataaaacacattagtaaacatagagaaaatgaagaagttcaataaacattatcgcagacgacttagatttaagtcgtcccgaagacttaaaggtaagtcgtctaaagaggtcacttttacaattgaaaattaaaagggacgacttaattctaagtcgtccggctttgtttgttaaaaaaaaaaaattcagacgacttatatataagtcgtctacgaaaaacgggctagttttgcatttgaccgaatcgtgtcagatctttgactatttctggacgacttataattcagtcgtctctggaaagtaaaaatttcaatattttattcaaactagacgacttacgtgtaagtcgtcctaggttagttttgtaattgaaaaataaaacttgaaatttaactttctccagacgacttaactaaaagtcgtccagctagacgatttaatttaaggtcgtccgggataagcaaggtttggacgacttaattgggaaaaattctggacgactttgctttccccggacgactttaaattaagtcttctgacgggacgactttatattatgtcgtctggtaaaagttaaattatgaagttttatttttcaactacaaaactaacctaagacgacttacacgtaagtcgtctagtttaataaaatattgaaattttaactttccgagagacgactgaattataagtcgtccagaaatagtcaaagatctgacacgattcggtcaaatgcaa contains these protein-coding regions:
- the LOC130508463 gene encoding uncharacterized protein LOC130508463 produces the protein MIFKLHAVYGEWLLRDFRWDFVVDDLKGTRLFLLNEDSTHAELVAMAQEDYNLDMRSVTVEISYSLPAEMMMTPGSPPIHVTSDRQVRNLLEILKMHRVCLCVSSRSKVETVSEKREKAGEWEEDVGYNDEAGEWEEDVGDNDEADECFEDVGDNESVEDENQDGEEENGEEENGEEDADNTIVGETDQNGGDYSLYGKVLDEDEEDDDNICFEEIEKTYAKTNAIEGGKSDCTSIYVNQSFVSKDVLLSELRLTAVRGRFSFRIYKSTKTLLVAICRVSGCGWKIRASVKHGPNTFWVTKYVEKHLCSIGDRIAQRRHCTPKYVGSLFIDRVGIIDGITPQHITDVMKNMFGMTLDYTTSYRALLYAQKLVRGSVEEGYSRLPSYLEQISIANPDSITAIELDSKKRFKYLFLSFGASIKGFKYQRRVIVVDGTHLSGKYGGVMLVAAAQDGNFQIFPLAFGIVDA